In Fluviicola taffensis DSM 16823, the following are encoded in one genomic region:
- a CDS encoding cytidine deaminase, translating into MKKQLKIDYEWLNHWKELPDTEYILVEKAFEAAEDAYAPYSSFHVGAAVLLADGTIIKGNNQENIAYPSGLCAERVALFYAGANYPNTIVKTIVVLAKGDLIAPDECVSPCGSCRQVIAESEFRQKQDIRIVLIAQDGKTWIFNRIKDILVFPFGVK; encoded by the coding sequence ATGAAAAAGCAATTAAAGATTGATTACGAGTGGTTAAATCATTGGAAGGAACTTCCTGACACTGAATATATTTTGGTAGAAAAAGCATTTGAGGCTGCGGAAGATGCGTATGCACCTTATAGCTCTTTTCATGTTGGTGCAGCAGTGTTATTGGCTGATGGAACGATTATCAAAGGAAATAATCAAGAAAACATTGCTTATCCAAGCGGATTATGTGCCGAAAGAGTTGCCTTATTTTACGCAGGAGCGAATTATCCAAATACGATTGTAAAAACTATTGTTGTATTGGCAAAAGGAGATTTAATTGCGCCAGATGAATGTGTTTCTCCTTGTGGTTCTTGTAGACAAGTGATTGCTGAATCGGAGTTTCGTCAAAAGCAGGACATTCGCATCGTCTTGATTGCTCAAGATGGGAAGACTTGGATTTTCAACAGGATTAAAGATATTTTAGTATTTCCTTTTGGAGTAAAGTAA
- the mtaB gene encoding tRNA (N(6)-L-threonylcarbamoyladenosine(37)-C(2))-methylthiotransferase MtaB, with amino-acid sequence MQQFKKVAFYTLGCKLNFSETSTISRLFENAGFAKVDFEETPDILVINTCSVTENADKKCKQLVRRAHKINPEVFVAIIGCYAQLKPTEIAQIPGVSLVLGANEKFNIVEHLEALEHENHTENSSAINGENEKQGAVVKFENIKQTTSFIPSHSMGDRTRSFLKIQDGCDYFCTFCTIPLARGKSRNASISDTVLEARKIAETNIKEVVLTGVNIGDFGQGEGENFFELVKALDEVNGIDRYRISSIEPNLLSDEIIQFTLENSKRFVPHFHIPLQSGSNRLLKAMRRKYLRELYVERVQHIKKLRPDCAIGVDVIVGFPGETDEEFIETMDFLKDLDVSYLHVFTYSERANTTAAKLGDPVPNQVRAQRSKQLHILSDKKKRAFYESQIGSKRTVLFESEEEEGIMYGFTENYVKVKTPFNPELVNQIQNVQLTEIDRDGVLKCNFL; translated from the coding sequence ATGCAACAGTTTAAAAAAGTCGCGTTTTATACCTTAGGATGTAAACTGAATTTTTCAGAGACATCTACTATTTCCCGACTTTTCGAAAACGCAGGCTTTGCCAAGGTTGATTTTGAAGAAACTCCTGACATTTTGGTAATTAATACTTGTTCAGTTACCGAAAATGCAGACAAAAAATGCAAGCAACTCGTTAGGCGTGCGCACAAAATAAATCCAGAAGTTTTTGTAGCGATTATTGGTTGTTATGCTCAACTAAAACCTACTGAAATTGCTCAAATACCTGGTGTATCATTAGTTCTTGGCGCCAATGAGAAGTTCAATATTGTAGAGCATTTGGAAGCTTTAGAACATGAAAATCATACCGAAAATTCATCTGCAATAAATGGAGAGAATGAGAAACAAGGAGCAGTCGTAAAATTTGAAAACATCAAACAAACAACCAGCTTCATTCCATCACATTCCATGGGAGATCGCACTCGCTCGTTCTTAAAAATTCAAGATGGTTGTGATTATTTCTGTACGTTTTGCACCATTCCTTTAGCAAGAGGAAAAAGTAGAAATGCAAGTATTTCAGATACGGTATTGGAAGCTCGAAAAATCGCTGAAACAAATATCAAGGAAGTAGTGCTTACGGGGGTCAACATTGGTGATTTTGGTCAAGGAGAGGGAGAAAATTTCTTCGAATTGGTAAAAGCTTTGGATGAAGTAAATGGAATTGATCGTTACCGAATTTCTTCCATCGAACCGAATTTATTGAGTGATGAGATTATCCAATTCACTTTGGAAAATTCCAAACGTTTCGTTCCACATTTCCATATTCCACTTCAATCTGGAAGTAACCGTCTATTGAAAGCTATGCGCAGAAAATACCTGCGTGAATTGTATGTGGAGCGTGTTCAACATATTAAAAAACTACGGCCTGATTGTGCAATTGGAGTAGATGTTATTGTAGGATTTCCAGGTGAAACTGATGAAGAATTTATCGAAACAATGGATTTCTTGAAAGACCTTGATGTTTCTTATTTACATGTTTTTACCTATTCCGAACGCGCAAACACAACCGCTGCGAAATTGGGGGATCCTGTTCCAAATCAGGTCCGCGCACAAAGAAGTAAGCAATTACACATTCTTTCAGACAAGAAAAAAAGAGCCTTTTACGAATCACAAATTGGTTCCAAAAGAACCGTATTGTTTGAGTCCGAAGAAGAAGAAGGAATCATGTATGGATTTACGGAAAACTATGTGAAGGTTAAAACCCCTTTCAATCCCGAATTAGTAAATCAAATACAAAACGTTCAGCTTACTGAGATTGACCGCGATGGTGTGCTAAAATGCAACTTCTTATAA
- a CDS encoding choice-of-anchor L domain-containing protein: MKLFWIILILLPFSAISQLVTTPQSAASLVQNTLLGPGVTVSNIVFNGGTTAIGRFTAAGTNLGINSGVILTTGTILNNGDGPQGPNNSANSGMDNNKPGFSALNGQAGAQTFNASILEFDFVPYSDTVRFKYVFGSEEYPEFVGTEFNDAFAFFISGPGIPGGTQNMAKLPNGSTVTINNVNNGNPGTGGVGGGPSPAVNPAYFVPNGNGSQAPYNSSSNYIQYDGFTKVLEAVSKVQCGQTYHLIIAIADAKDPIYDSGIFLEANSLTSKAPVEIKYTMSSDPFNDGKTMAEGCVTTTVTLNRTKNISQALTIPIIVSGTATEGVDYTNIPNSVTFSPGQSSISFNFDAFADGITEGIETIMLDFQTLDACGNLTPFILNLQIGDIQPVTVTVNSVDKLCPQDDAVLTAVPGGGSGPYTILWSTGETTESITVNPPATQNYTVSVTDACLHQTVNAIAIVTVPIYQPIVLVSTPDITEICPYVPKELTVQVTGGAGNYVYSWHLANGTVLGTNDTVDVIPSTSTMYYIKVTDQCDVSALDSVMYVITSPPLVLTMSPDQLICPGDTVSISVSATGGYGQYFYNWLHSGETTPQVSVHPYTTTTYTVSVSDECQTFTVEGSTKVNVIEPIADFIISSHTLFEDLPITFQNLTSGGNTYEWEFGDGQSSTLVHPNNTYDVPGTYYVTLIATNIIGCKDTVVKPITIQEEYWIYVPNTFTPDGNQFNNTFKASMINIKATEVFIYDRWGLLVFHSTSTRWEWDGTYKDLMVPDGTYTYKIKYTSKSNIEDTLIGHVNVLK; the protein is encoded by the coding sequence ATGAAGCTATTTTGGATTATATTAATTCTTCTCCCCTTTTCAGCGATTAGCCAATTGGTTACTACGCCGCAAAGTGCCGCTTCATTGGTTCAAAACACGCTTCTCGGTCCTGGGGTAACCGTTTCAAACATTGTTTTTAATGGAGGTACAACTGCAATCGGAAGATTTACAGCTGCAGGAACTAATCTAGGTATTAATTCAGGTGTTATTCTTACAACAGGAACTATTCTCAATAATGGTGATGGTCCTCAAGGTCCAAATAATTCGGCAAATTCTGGTATGGATAACAACAAACCTGGATTTTCAGCATTGAATGGTCAAGCAGGTGCTCAAACTTTTAATGCATCAATTTTAGAATTCGATTTCGTTCCTTATTCAGATACTGTTCGTTTTAAATATGTATTTGGATCGGAAGAATACCCTGAATTCGTAGGAACAGAATTTAATGATGCTTTTGCTTTTTTCATTTCAGGGCCAGGAATTCCTGGTGGAACTCAAAACATGGCAAAGCTTCCCAATGGGTCAACTGTTACCATCAACAACGTTAACAATGGAAATCCTGGAACTGGCGGTGTTGGTGGGGGACCTTCTCCTGCTGTAAATCCAGCTTATTTTGTTCCAAACGGAAATGGATCGCAAGCTCCATACAACAGTTCATCTAATTACATTCAATACGATGGATTTACCAAAGTATTGGAAGCTGTTTCAAAAGTTCAATGCGGTCAAACTTATCATCTTATTATTGCAATTGCCGATGCTAAAGATCCAATCTATGATTCTGGAATTTTTCTAGAAGCAAATAGCTTAACGTCAAAAGCTCCTGTTGAAATCAAATATACCATGTCGTCAGATCCGTTTAATGATGGTAAGACCATGGCTGAAGGTTGTGTAACTACAACCGTTACACTTAACAGAACAAAAAACATTTCACAAGCATTAACCATTCCGATTATTGTTTCAGGTACGGCTACCGAAGGAGTAGATTATACTAATATTCCAAATTCGGTTACTTTCTCTCCTGGTCAAAGTTCAATTTCCTTTAACTTTGATGCTTTCGCTGATGGAATTACAGAGGGAATTGAAACAATCATGTTGGATTTTCAGACTCTTGATGCTTGCGGAAACTTAACTCCTTTTATACTTAATCTTCAAATTGGCGATATTCAACCTGTAACGGTAACGGTAAATTCTGTAGATAAATTATGTCCTCAAGATGATGCAGTTCTGACAGCAGTTCCAGGGGGCGGATCGGGTCCATATACAATTCTTTGGAGCACTGGTGAAACGACAGAATCAATCACTGTGAATCCTCCTGCAACTCAAAATTATACTGTTTCAGTCACAGATGCCTGTTTACACCAAACGGTGAATGCAATAGCAATCGTAACTGTTCCTATTTATCAACCAATCGTTTTAGTTTCTACACCAGATATTACTGAAATTTGTCCTTACGTTCCAAAAGAATTAACAGTGCAAGTTACAGGCGGAGCTGGAAATTATGTTTATTCTTGGCACTTAGCAAACGGAACTGTTCTAGGAACAAATGATACAGTTGATGTTATTCCAAGTACTAGTACCATGTACTACATAAAGGTTACCGATCAATGTGACGTTTCGGCTTTGGATAGCGTGATGTATGTAATAACAAGTCCACCTTTGGTGTTGACCATGTCGCCAGATCAATTGATTTGTCCAGGAGATACTGTCTCAATAAGTGTTAGTGCAACGGGTGGGTATGGTCAATACTTCTATAATTGGTTGCACAGCGGAGAAACAACTCCACAAGTGAGTGTTCATCCCTATACTACAACTACTTACACGGTTTCAGTTTCAGATGAATGTCAAACTTTTACTGTAGAAGGAAGTACAAAGGTAAATGTTATTGAACCAATTGCCGATTTTATAATCTCAAGTCATACTCTTTTTGAAGACTTACCAATAACATTCCAAAATTTGACTTCAGGAGGAAATACATATGAGTGGGAATTTGGAGATGGACAGTCTTCAACACTAGTGCATCCTAACAATACGTACGATGTTCCTGGAACTTATTATGTCACATTAATTGCTACCAATATCATTGGTTGTAAGGATACAGTTGTGAAGCCAATTACTATCCAAGAAGAATATTGGATTTATGTTCCCAATACATTCACTCCAGATGGCAATCAATTCAACAATACTTTCAAGGCTTCTATGATTAACATCAAAGCAACGGAAGTATTCATTTATGACCGTTGGGGTCTTTTAGTATTCCATTCTACAAGCACACGTTGGGAATGGGATGGAACATATAAAGATTTAATGGTGCCAGACGGAACGTATACCTATAAAATAAAGTATACCAGTAAATCAAATATCGAAGACACGCTTATTGGGCATGTCAATGTATTAAAGTGA
- a CDS encoding SDR family oxidoreductase, producing MMSLEGKRALVAGSTQGIGKAVALKLAEMGATVVLLARNEEKLKTVKEELPTVGNQIHEYLVGDFTNPTELKSKVDTFLQTGKTIDILINNTGGPKAGPIMDADISEFIAAFNQHLICNHILVQALVPGMKHNGGGRIVNVISTSVKQPLPGLGVSNTIRGAVGNWSKTLANELGPFNITVNNVLPGATNTTRLQEIASNKSAKTGDTVDTIFDEMADESPMKRIAKPEEIAAAVAFLASPEASYINGINIPVDGGRTKSL from the coding sequence ATGATGAGTTTGGAAGGAAAAAGAGCCTTAGTTGCGGGAAGTACACAGGGAATTGGTAAGGCAGTTGCTTTGAAGTTAGCAGAAATGGGAGCAACTGTTGTTTTGTTGGCACGCAATGAAGAAAAATTGAAAACCGTAAAAGAGGAACTTCCTACAGTTGGAAATCAAATCCACGAATATTTAGTGGGAGATTTTACAAATCCTACAGAACTTAAATCCAAAGTTGATACCTTCTTGCAGACTGGTAAAACAATCGATATCTTAATCAACAATACGGGAGGTCCAAAAGCTGGCCCTATTATGGATGCCGATATCAGTGAATTTATCGCGGCATTTAATCAACACCTTATATGTAATCACATTCTTGTTCAAGCGCTTGTTCCAGGAATGAAGCATAATGGTGGAGGGAGAATCGTGAATGTTATTTCTACAAGTGTAAAACAACCGCTTCCAGGTTTAGGGGTTTCTAATACTATAAGAGGTGCTGTAGGAAACTGGAGTAAAACTTTGGCAAATGAGCTCGGTCCATTCAATATCACAGTAAACAATGTATTGCCAGGAGCAACAAATACAACAAGGCTTCAGGAAATTGCCTCGAATAAATCTGCCAAAACAGGAGATACCGTTGATACTATTTTTGATGAAATGGCAGATGAGTCACCGATGAAAAGAATTGCTAAACCAGAAGAAATTGCTGCTGCTGTTGCCTTTCTAGCGTCACCAGAAGCGAGTTATATCAATGGAATTAATATTCCTGTTGACGGAGGAAGAACGAAATCACTTTAA
- a CDS encoding RNA-binding S4 domain-containing protein: MEKIEFTINGEFIELLGLLKVTGVAQTGGHAKLIVEDEEVFRNGELETRKRAKLVAGDIIEVGDEIRIVLK; this comes from the coding sequence ATGGAAAAGATTGAATTCACAATCAACGGAGAGTTTATTGAATTATTGGGGCTTTTAAAAGTTACTGGAGTTGCACAAACGGGCGGTCATGCGAAATTGATTGTAGAAGATGAGGAAGTTTTCCGGAATGGAGAATTAGAGACGCGGAAACGTGCTAAACTTGTTGCTGGAGATATTATCGAGGTAGGCGATGAAATCCGAATAGTTTTGAAATAA
- a CDS encoding T9SS type A sorting domain-containing protein, translated as MKKNYYLNRMLPLLLFVLTFGYGFSQVQVNVVPSGGTAGNTNGTGADPISDHFESIRYQVVYTAAELTAAGLQPGMPITALAWDVTEAPGTLDNYTVRMGHTAATNSAAHDASPTMVVKNAFAYTPAVGMTDIVFDVNFVWDGVQNILIEICTGPANPYVSPYGGVTVKTGITNGSRHIQDDGAGSQCGEVTTDVNNNKPYVRLTFTTPPCAGTPTAGTAAASVGNACASVPFTVSLTGATLATGITYQWQSSPQGMNTFTNIAGATGTTYTVNNQTAATDYFCIVTCTNGGASDSTNILAVGQNSPSQCYCTPTAGASSTTYYLNNITSTGGITNVAYTAASYSAYSNAYTTASAIQLPGTNLNVSLAVTGGGTHYFHGWVDWNNDGDFSDAGEAVFATTGYVGTPYNSVIPVSAGQAPGDYRVRMASSFIGAVSSPCGPNAYGNFVDFKLVVGTPTACTGTPTTVNITPAGSVNACDGSLVQLNSSYTPVLSNNFTYQWYKDGSPIAGATNSSYTYAATLDANFELAVKCAGSPADSTISNTVSIVVTGPCNAPCTPTAGASSTSYYLSNITTTGAISNFVHTSSSYSAYQDNYSTTSCVQLPGSSVNVSMVASSGTNYFYCWVDWNHDGDFADAGETIWATTTYTGSYNGVIAIPASQMAGDYRVRMSNSWSPTVTSACGPSPYGNFVDFKLVVMQQTACSLPTGLSATASPDSLKLVWNWAQNVHPIQSFKIQYGMTGFPLGSGEIVPANGINFADTVHDASLMGSGVYQVYVQAVCTTDTSAYTGPFTVVMPLTNDLVCNQELLTLGETYTFNNAGPGATVSANESTIAPPATGAQTTTGWVNSTLNGTLWYSFVAPASGSVRINSTAIPYNGQAAVYSATNCADFNTFTLRAANDDAIGGTSLAPNFTVCSLTPGATYYIMYDKFDATSGNFSLKVSPIVLEAGTADSVTNICSGEVLDLATTINLNSYGGTWSSPIPSVNASITDSTFNSNGLAFSTFNFEYRVVDGCAYDSIISQVKIFAPSNAGMDGTIAACKNEPIDLLAGLNGNADLNGQWYDPSNVSMPNSQITTGGFPGQFNYDYISGNGVCPNDTANVVVTVSSTCNWLSIEEMAFLEEVKLYPNPSTGIVFIESTFANGNFNLSVTDINGRTIQSGSEIISGTNTVNLKEVERGVYFFKLSTENAEKVFRVVIQ; from the coding sequence ATGAAGAAAAATTACTATTTGAATAGGATGCTTCCATTGCTCCTATTCGTACTAACCTTCGGCTATGGTTTTTCACAGGTACAAGTCAATGTTGTGCCAAGTGGAGGAACTGCTGGAAACACTAACGGTACTGGAGCTGATCCCATCAGTGATCATTTTGAATCTATCCGATACCAGGTAGTTTACACTGCTGCTGAATTGACTGCTGCAGGATTACAACCTGGGATGCCAATAACTGCGCTTGCTTGGGATGTTACTGAAGCTCCGGGTACTTTAGATAATTATACGGTTAGAATGGGTCATACTGCAGCTACGAACTCTGCTGCTCACGATGCATCCCCTACAATGGTGGTGAAGAACGCTTTCGCCTATACACCTGCAGTTGGAATGACAGACATCGTTTTTGATGTTAATTTTGTTTGGGATGGTGTACAGAACATTTTAATTGAAATTTGTACAGGACCAGCAAATCCTTATGTATCTCCCTACGGAGGTGTTACCGTAAAAACGGGGATAACAAATGGTTCTCGTCATATTCAAGATGATGGTGCTGGATCTCAATGCGGAGAAGTAACTACCGATGTAAATAATAACAAGCCGTATGTTCGCTTAACTTTTACGACTCCTCCTTGTGCTGGAACGCCAACAGCAGGAACAGCTGCGGCAAGTGTTGGAAACGCATGTGCGAGTGTTCCATTTACAGTATCACTTACTGGTGCTACTTTAGCTACAGGTATCACATACCAATGGCAAAGTTCTCCTCAGGGGATGAATACATTTACTAATATCGCTGGTGCTACTGGAACGACGTACACTGTAAATAACCAAACTGCTGCTACAGATTATTTCTGTATTGTAACTTGTACTAATGGTGGAGCTTCTGATTCTACGAACATTCTTGCTGTTGGACAAAACTCTCCTTCACAATGTTACTGTACACCAACAGCAGGAGCTAGCAGTACTACGTATTACCTCAACAACATTACTTCTACAGGAGGAATTACGAACGTTGCTTACACAGCAGCTTCTTACTCTGCATATTCCAATGCATACACTACTGCTTCAGCTATCCAATTACCAGGTACGAATCTAAATGTATCATTAGCTGTGACTGGCGGAGGAACACATTATTTCCATGGTTGGGTAGATTGGAACAATGATGGTGATTTTTCTGATGCAGGGGAAGCTGTGTTTGCTACCACTGGTTATGTTGGTACTCCTTACAATAGTGTTATCCCAGTTTCTGCAGGACAAGCACCTGGTGATTACCGTGTTAGAATGGCCTCGAGCTTTATTGGAGCGGTTTCTTCTCCATGTGGACCTAATGCATACGGAAATTTTGTAGATTTTAAATTAGTTGTAGGTACTCCGACAGCATGTACTGGAACTCCAACAACTGTGAATATAACGCCTGCTGGTTCTGTAAACGCGTGTGATGGTTCATTAGTGCAACTTAATTCTTCTTATACCCCTGTACTATCAAATAACTTTACATATCAATGGTATAAGGATGGAAGCCCTATTGCAGGAGCAACAAATTCTTCTTATACGTATGCAGCAACTTTGGATGCAAACTTTGAATTAGCAGTTAAATGTGCTGGTAGTCCGGCAGATTCAACGATCTCAAATACGGTTTCAATCGTTGTAACAGGTCCTTGTAACGCTCCTTGTACTCCTACTGCTGGAGCAAGTAGTACAAGTTATTACTTAAGTAATATTACTACGACAGGTGCGATTTCAAATTTCGTACATACAAGTTCATCTTATAGTGCATATCAGGATAACTACAGTACAACTTCTTGTGTTCAACTTCCTGGATCAAGTGTCAATGTATCTATGGTAGCATCTTCGGGTACGAACTATTTCTATTGCTGGGTAGACTGGAATCATGATGGTGACTTTGCAGATGCGGGAGAAACTATTTGGGCTACAACTACATATACAGGTAGTTATAACGGCGTAATTGCAATTCCTGCTTCTCAAATGGCAGGTGACTACCGTGTACGTATGTCTAATAGCTGGTCACCAACTGTTACGTCTGCTTGTGGACCTTCACCTTACGGAAACTTTGTAGATTTTAAATTAGTTGTAATGCAACAAACAGCATGTAGCCTTCCAACTGGATTATCAGCTACAGCTTCTCCTGATTCATTGAAGTTAGTATGGAACTGGGCACAAAACGTACATCCAATTCAATCGTTCAAAATTCAATATGGAATGACAGGATTTCCATTAGGTTCTGGAGAAATTGTTCCTGCAAATGGAATCAATTTTGCAGATACAGTTCATGATGCAAGCTTAATGGGATCAGGTGTTTACCAAGTATACGTACAAGCAGTTTGTACAACAGACACTTCTGCATATACAGGACCTTTTACAGTTGTGATGCCTCTAACAAATGACCTTGTTTGTAATCAAGAATTATTAACCTTGGGCGAAACTTATACATTCAACAACGCTGGTCCAGGTGCAACTGTTTCCGCAAATGAAAGCACTATTGCTCCTCCTGCAACAGGCGCTCAAACAACAACTGGTTGGGTGAACTCCACTTTGAATGGAACACTTTGGTATAGTTTCGTAGCTCCAGCTTCGGGATCGGTAAGAATCAATTCAACTGCTATCCCTTACAATGGGCAAGCTGCTGTATATTCTGCAACTAACTGTGCTGACTTCAATACATTTACATTGCGAGCTGCAAATGATGATGCAATTGGTGGAACAAGTTTAGCTCCAAACTTTACAGTTTGTTCTTTAACTCCAGGAGCGACTTATTACATCATGTATGATAAATTTGATGCTACATCTGGTAACTTCAGCTTGAAAGTTTCTCCAATTGTACTAGAGGCTGGAACAGCAGATTCTGTAACAAACATTTGTTCTGGTGAGGTCTTGGATTTGGCAACAACTATCAACTTGAATAGTTATGGTGGAACTTGGTCTTCTCCAATTCCTAGCGTAAATGCAAGTATTACTGATTCAACATTTAATTCAAATGGATTGGCATTTTCGACGTTCAATTTTGAATATCGTGTGGTTGATGGTTGTGCGTATGATTCGATTATTTCTCAAGTGAAAATTTTCGCTCCGTCAAATGCTGGTATGGATGGTACAATCGCAGCTTGTAAAAACGAACCAATTGATTTATTGGCTGGTTTGAATGGAAATGCAGATTTGAATGGTCAATGGTATGATCCTTCAAATGTTTCTATGCCAAACTCTCAAATAACAACTGGTGGATTCCCTGGACAATTTAATTACGATTACATTTCTGGGAACGGCGTTTGTCCGAATGATACTGCAAATGTTGTAGTAACAGTATCCTCAACTTGTAACTGGTTATCTATTGAAGAAATGGCTTTCTTGGAGGAAGTGAAACTTTATCCAAATCCATCAACAGGAATTGTATTCATCGAATCTACTTTTGCAAACGGTAACTTTAACTTATCAGTAACAGATATCAACGGACGTACAATTCAATCTGGAAGTGAAATTATTTCTGGAACGAATACAGTAAACTTAAAAGAAGTTGAAAGAGGTGTATACTTCTTCAAACTTTCTACTGAGAATGCTGAAAAAGTATTCCGTGTAGTTATTCAATAA
- a CDS encoding 3-hydroxyanthranilate 3,4-dioxygenase, with product MLMPFNLHQWIAENRELLKPPVGNKNLYKEAGDFIVMIVGGPNARKDYHYNESEELFYQIEGDITVGIQHEGKAKEIHIKEGEMFLLPANIPHNPRRGENTVGLVIERVRKNTEMQDGLFWFCEKCNHELKNYRFKLDNIEKDFLPRFKEFYNSEEMRTCTSCGHQMEVDPKFI from the coding sequence ATGTTAATGCCATTTAATTTACATCAGTGGATAGCCGAAAACAGAGAGTTACTGAAACCGCCTGTTGGAAACAAAAACCTTTACAAAGAAGCTGGTGATTTCATCGTTATGATTGTTGGAGGACCAAATGCACGAAAAGATTATCACTACAATGAAAGCGAAGAGCTTTTCTATCAAATTGAGGGTGATATCACTGTTGGCATACAACATGAAGGTAAAGCAAAGGAAATTCACATTAAAGAAGGTGAAATGTTCTTGCTTCCAGCAAATATTCCTCACAATCCACGAAGAGGTGAAAATACAGTAGGGCTTGTCATTGAACGTGTTCGCAAAAATACAGAAATGCAAGATGGATTATTTTGGTTCTGTGAGAAATGTAATCATGAATTAAAAAACTACCGATTCAAATTAGATAATATAGAGAAAGATTTTCTTCCTCGATTTAAAGAATTCTACAATTCGGAAGAAATGAGAACCTGTACTTCTTGTGGACATCAAATGGAGGTAGATCCGAAATTCATTTAA
- the meaB gene encoding methylmalonyl Co-A mutase-associated GTPase MeaB, translating to MRENRTVNGLFDAIRMGDRAALSGAITLLESTREEDQVIARDLIRWCLPFSGNSLRIGITGVPGVGKSSFIEKFGQTILTTRKKVAVLAIDPTSERTGGSILGDKTRMETLSQNKNVFIRPSAAGNTLGGVARKTRETIILCEAAGFDVLLIETVGVGQSEIMVHSMVDFFLLLLLAGAGDELQGIKRGIMEMADGLAVTKSDGDNINKAKLASRELKNAIHLFPPTSNGWIPEVKTCSSIENRDIDVVWEMIERFERHTKLNGSFDSKRKHQDLNWMHETLKDLLLQGLWHQEKTKAFIEAKEEEVGRGDTSAFEAAEEIYRLYRNVK from the coding sequence ATGCGGGAAAATCGAACAGTAAATGGATTGTTTGATGCTATCCGTATGGGAGACAGGGCTGCATTGAGTGGTGCGATTACTTTGTTGGAGAGCACTCGAGAGGAAGATCAAGTAATTGCTCGAGACCTGATTCGTTGGTGTCTTCCGTTTTCAGGAAATTCTTTACGAATTGGAATCACAGGTGTTCCAGGAGTAGGGAAGAGTTCTTTTATCGAGAAATTTGGTCAAACTATTTTGACAACCCGGAAGAAGGTAGCTGTTTTAGCAATTGATCCAACGAGTGAGCGAACTGGAGGAAGTATTTTGGGAGATAAAACCCGTATGGAAACGTTATCGCAAAACAAGAATGTATTTATTCGTCCTTCCGCCGCTGGAAATACCTTGGGAGGAGTTGCTCGCAAAACAAGAGAAACAATCATTCTATGTGAAGCTGCTGGTTTTGATGTTTTGTTGATTGAAACGGTAGGCGTTGGTCAATCTGAAATTATGGTTCATTCCATGGTAGATTTTTTCCTATTGCTACTTCTGGCAGGCGCTGGAGATGAATTGCAAGGAATCAAGCGCGGAATTATGGAAATGGCTGATGGATTAGCGGTTACAAAATCGGATGGTGATAATATAAACAAAGCGAAATTGGCTTCTCGCGAGTTGAAAAATGCCATTCATTTATTTCCACCTACTTCCAATGGTTGGATTCCAGAAGTGAAAACTTGCAGTTCTATTGAAAATAGGGATATTGATGTTGTTTGGGAAATGATCGAACGATTTGAACGTCATACGAAGTTGAATGGGAGCTTTGATTCCAAACGGAAACACCAAGATTTAAACTGGATGCATGAAACCCTCAAAGATTTATTGCTTCAAGGATTGTGGCATCAAGAAAAAACAAAAGCTTTTATTGAAGCTAAAGAAGAAGAGGTTGGACGTGGAGATACATCTGCTTTTGAAGCTGCCGAAGAAATTTATCGTCTTTATAGAAACGTAAAGTAA